The nucleotide window TCTCGACTACCTGTCGAGCCACAGCCACGGAAGCGAAGGAATCCGATGACTGAGTTGATTCCGGTGACCTCTCGCAAGGACTGGATGAGCGATCAGGAGGTGCGATGGTGCCCGGGCTGCGGGGATTATTCGATCCTGGCGGCCGTACAGCTCCTCATGCCGGACCTCGGCATAGCCCGGGAGGACACGGTGTTCGTGTCCGGGATCGGCTGCGCCGCCCGCTTCCCCTATTACATCAACACCTACGGCCTTCATTCCATCCATGGCCGCGCGCCGGCCATCGCCACCGGTCTGGCCATGAGCCGCCCGGATCTTCATGTGTTCGTGGTGACCGGCGACGGCGACGCCCTGTCCATCGGCGGCAACCACCTGATCCATGCCCTGCGCCGGAACATCAACATCACGATCCTGATGTTCAACAACCAGATCTATGGACTCACCAAAGGGCAGTACTCACCCACCTCAGAACTCGGCAAGGTGACGAAGTCCACCCCCTTCGGGAGCCTGGACCATCCGTTCAATCCGCTTTCCCTCGCCATCGGGGCCGAGGCCAGTTTCGTCGCCCGCACCCACGA belongs to Acidimicrobiia bacterium and includes:
- a CDS encoding 2-oxoacid:ferredoxin oxidoreductase subunit beta, coding for MTELIPVTSRKDWMSDQEVRWCPGCGDYSILAAVQLLMPDLGIAREDTVFVSGIGCAARFPYYINTYGLHSIHGRAPAIATGLAMSRPDLHVFVVTGDGDALSIGGNHLIHALRRNINITILMFNNQIYGLTKGQYSPTSELGKVTKSTPFGSLDHPFNPLSLAIGAEASFVARTHDMDRAHMLETFRRAYEHQGASFVEVFQNCNVFNDHAFEGVTAKAVREEMLIPLRHGEPVRFGTDGGKGVMIDAQRGAHIVDVDAVGLDALLVHDEARTDPSVSFMLSRLARGPYEPTPIGVFRAVDRLEYSAEVSRQIAEAQAPAGPGRLEDLLHSGTTWTVD